One window from the genome of Methanococcoides sp. AM1 encodes:
- a CDS encoding ATPase domain-containing protein, with translation MRFVDTIEGLNEIFETDIPKGSVVLITGAPGSLKSGLAFSILSRYLNECDEFGAYITLEQSKKNHLNNMKSMGIEPSDSLLISDFTDCRLQSNMYSGDLLNLIETNIIQHKHRLGDKFTCLVLDSLGALYSLLDTDPQLMRKRLYHLLEPLRRENLTTFLILETADSTGFNHEFEGYLADGIIELGFHTKDNTANRYLKVRKMRASSHSMDSHILTVSNDGLQIYKSTIF, from the coding sequence GTGAGATTTGTAGATACTATTGAAGGTCTTAATGAAATATTTGAAACTGATATACCAAAAGGAAGCGTAGTTCTGATCACTGGCGCACCGGGAAGCCTTAAATCAGGACTTGCATTCTCAATATTATCACGATATCTAAACGAATGTGATGAATTTGGTGCTTACATTACTCTTGAGCAAAGCAAGAAGAACCATCTTAATAATATGAAAAGTATGGGAATTGAACCTTCAGATAGCTTGCTCATATCGGATTTTACCGATTGCAGACTCCAGTCGAATATGTACTCAGGCGATTTGCTAAACCTTATCGAGACAAACATCATTCAACACAAACACAGACTGGGAGATAAGTTCACATGTTTGGTATTGGATTCACTGGGTGCACTTTATTCACTTCTTGACACCGACCCTCAGCTCATGAGGAAGCGACTTTACCACCTTTTAGAGCCATTAAGAAGAGAAAACCTTACTACTTTCCTGATCCTGGAAACAGCAGACTCGACTGGATTTAACCATGAATTCGAAGGTTATCTCGCAGACGGCATAATCGAACTGGGATTCCACACAAAAGATAATACTGCAAATCGCTATTTGAAAGTGAGAAAAATGCGCGCATCATCGCATAGTATGGACTCTCACATCCTAACCGTTTCAAACGATGGACTGCAGATATACAAAAGTACTATTTTCTGA
- a CDS encoding diphthine--ammonia ligase — translation MGVLFSSGKDSNYALHIMQERGHSIECLITIKSKNPDSYMFHTPNIDLARLQAEAMGLPLLETFTQGEKELELEDLKNAIVQAQEEFSIDGIVTGALYSNYQKDRIEMICNELGLESFSPLWHIDQEQEMRELLDKGFEFIFSSIAAYGLNSSWVGKTIVSNDVDRLVKLNEKIGLNIAGEGGEFESFVTDAPMFTKKIKINQFRLVERDEYTANVVIENAELVDKE, via the coding sequence ATGGGTGTTCTTTTCAGTTCAGGCAAGGATTCGAACTATGCATTGCATATTATGCAGGAGAGAGGTCATTCTATAGAATGCCTGATCACCATCAAGAGCAAAAATCCTGATTCTTACATGTTCCACACTCCAAATATCGACCTGGCAAGACTGCAGGCAGAGGCTATGGGACTGCCTCTGCTGGAAACCTTCACTCAGGGTGAGAAGGAACTTGAGCTTGAAGATCTCAAGAACGCCATTGTGCAGGCGCAGGAAGAATTCAGTATTGACGGAATTGTTACCGGTGCATTATATTCCAATTACCAGAAGGACCGGATAGAGATGATCTGCAATGAGCTTGGACTGGAGTCGTTCTCTCCGTTGTGGCACATTGATCAGGAGCAGGAGATGAGGGAGCTGCTGGATAAGGGGTTTGAATTCATCTTCAGCAGCATTGCAGCTTATGGTCTGAACAGCAGCTGGGTCGGCAAGACAATAGTAAGTAATGATGTGGATAGACTTGTGAAGCTTAACGAGAAGATCGGTCTGAACATTGCAGGCGAAGGCGGTGAGTTTGAGAGTTTTGTCACCGATGCCCCGATGTTCACAAAAAAGATAAAGATCAATCAGTTCAGGCTTGTCGAACGCGATGAATACACTGCAAACGTTGTAATTGAGAATGCGGAATTGGTTGATAAAGAATAA
- a CDS encoding asparagine synthase: MGRIAGYYGTGDASLVPCAIFREMKGRGNYDALIYTKGEVLSHSSGSKISGLFSDDSMITFFDPAMVPAIKLPLRTTDDIMAVCDVDLYNRENLSASYGDNIADAIWNDAELFVFYLNGIFKKAVAGKLDRLETLSFLDTSLRQLRGVYAFACKTDDKVYLVRDLIGVKSLWYDLSGGFAFASEKKFLEKAGYTEVKELSPRQILCYDLCDRTITFHDRDFLSELPEVKGSEDSVRDELLKLLKDAVSVRVPDEDFGVMFSAGIDSTILASICKDVAEEKGVSVTCYTVGLSGNTSSPDIICAKKIASELGFELKVHEIDLGTVEEYLKVVVPLIEDASVPKTGVAMTMYAASVAAKEDGINVLFAGAGADELFAGYNRYKQSGNINQDCLKDILEMHEVNTYRDDTVASFTGITLRLPYLDERFVEYSLAIPDKFKMCDDMNKVILRRVGEELGLPEIITKRSKKAAQYGSRFDQALKKLAKSSGFNSKTDYISSFEGE, translated from the coding sequence ATGGGCAGAATTGCAGGTTATTATGGCACGGGGGATGCGAGCTTAGTTCCCTGTGCTATTTTCAGGGAGATGAAAGGGCGTGGGAACTATGATGCTCTAATCTATACAAAGGGTGAAGTTCTTAGTCACTCATCAGGATCGAAAATTTCTGGCCTGTTTTCCGATGATTCCATGATCACCTTCTTTGATCCTGCAATGGTTCCTGCAATAAAGCTTCCTCTACGAACCACAGACGATATCATGGCTGTTTGTGATGTTGATCTCTATAACCGGGAAAATTTGTCTGCAAGTTATGGGGATAATATTGCTGATGCCATCTGGAATGATGCTGAACTCTTTGTTTTCTACCTGAATGGTATTTTTAAAAAAGCAGTTGCAGGTAAATTAGATCGATTGGAAACTCTATCCTTTCTTGACACATCACTTCGTCAGTTACGTGGTGTTTATGCATTTGCCTGTAAGACAGATGACAAAGTGTATCTTGTCAGGGATCTCATAGGTGTAAAATCTCTCTGGTATGATCTTTCCGGAGGGTTTGCTTTTGCTTCTGAGAAGAAATTCCTTGAAAAAGCAGGTTATACCGAAGTAAAAGAACTTTCTCCCCGGCAGATCTTATGCTATGACCTCTGTGACAGAACAATTACGTTTCATGACCGTGATTTCCTTTCCGAACTTCCTGAGGTTAAAGGTTCAGAAGATTCTGTACGCGACGAATTGCTGAAGTTGCTGAAAGATGCCGTTTCCGTACGTGTTCCTGATGAGGATTTTGGAGTCATGTTCTCCGCCGGCATCGATTCAACGATCCTCGCATCCATTTGTAAGGATGTAGCCGAAGAAAAAGGTGTTTCTGTTACCTGCTATACTGTCGGACTTTCCGGTAATACTTCCTCACCGGATATAATCTGCGCAAAAAAGATAGCTTCAGAGCTTGGATTTGAACTGAAGGTCCATGAGATTGACCTTGGTACCGTTGAAGAATACCTTAAGGTGGTAGTACCTCTGATCGAGGATGCCAGTGTCCCGAAGACCGGTGTTGCAATGACAATGTATGCTGCAAGTGTTGCAGCGAAGGAGGATGGGATCAATGTCCTTTTTGCAGGAGCCGGTGCAGACGAGCTTTTTGCAGGATATAACCGTTACAAGCAATCCGGAAACATAAATCAGGACTGTTTGAAGGATATCCTTGAAATGCACGAGGTGAACACGTACAGGGATGATACTGTTGCATCGTTTACAGGAATCACACTGCGTCTTCCATATCTTGATGAGAGGTTTGTAGAGTACTCACTGGCGATTCCGGATAAGTTCAAGATGTGTGATGACATGAACAAAGTGATCCTGCGCAGAGTTGGTGAGGAACTTGGGTTGCCAGAGATCATTACAAAACGCAGCAAAAAAGCTGCTCAATATGGAAGCCGTTTCGACCAGGCATTGAAAAAACTGGCAAAAAGTTCTGGGTTTAACAGCAAGACCGATTATATCAGTAGTTTTGAAGGAGAATGA
- a CDS encoding hydrophobe/amphiphile efflux-3 (HAE3) family transporter, producing the protein MILVAFLFIILSFSGASQISMESGTDTFVEKTSQLYQDYDHLFLNIFYTQSMVVLVENGDVTDPELLKAVDRLEYLSNSIEGVVETSSIASVIKETNFQTSGRYAIPDEQTQIDDLLLIAGPQSLMPDKQHTVIFVKAAGDTNENTLREILREVEFAAEFADFPPEYRVIVTGDPAFNVAMEDEMNASMGPLLLLSAILMIIVLYLVFRHVRWRLLPLAIVFLGIIYTFGVMGYVRIPMSMVSMSAFPILVGLGIDYAIQFHNRIEEELDKGESESKAVTETIKHTGPAVFIALIITSLGFVSLFTSSVPMIQDFGKLLLIGIFMCFLASLFVGVTLIYGLDVLGKKNRIYRKLASLKPSISIRKRKEANSKNEVDSLEKLIEKTTMTTIKHPGIVLFLAVSLCMAGFYTDSLVPIQTDMKTFVPTDMPALVDWNHMADVLGGGVYLNLIIKVDDTADPDVLHWMDRFSEHETEARSDIYGADSIVPIVKEMNGGTIPDNRNDIQAIYDQLPEDVRNRYIYSNSMLLLNLDIGNAWEGLGIKGMEELVNIVRTDVMWMPPPPDVSVTITGDTVTFTEVISALTTGRVAMTMLGLFMVFGGLIVIYRDWLKAFTPVITMLMVIGWAGGIMYIMGIEYTPMTATLGALILGVGSEYAVLMMERYFEEKEKGHTPIEAMREASKKIGKAIITSGLTTLFGFSALIASPFSMNSNFGMVTVIDVALALLATFIVFPPVLVYLDTWRDRRLGRIIPETNEVY; encoded by the coding sequence ATCATTCTTGTAGCTTTTCTTTTCATAATCCTGTCTTTTAGCGGGGCCAGCCAGATCAGCATGGAATCAGGAACTGACACCTTTGTTGAAAAGACATCGCAACTTTACCAGGACTATGACCATCTTTTCCTTAACATATTCTACACGCAATCCATGGTAGTACTTGTAGAGAACGGTGATGTAACTGATCCGGAACTGTTAAAGGCCGTGGACCGTCTCGAGTACCTTTCAAACTCTATCGAAGGCGTAGTGGAAACCTCCAGTATAGCTTCCGTGATAAAGGAAACTAATTTCCAGACATCAGGAAGGTACGCCATACCGGATGAGCAGACACAGATAGATGATCTGCTCTTGATCGCAGGTCCCCAGTCATTGATGCCTGATAAACAACATACGGTTATCTTTGTAAAAGCAGCAGGAGACACAAATGAGAATACCCTCAGGGAAATTCTCAGAGAAGTTGAATTCGCAGCAGAATTTGCAGACTTCCCTCCTGAATATAGAGTAATAGTAACAGGTGATCCTGCATTCAATGTCGCAATGGAAGACGAGATGAATGCCAGTATGGGACCTCTGCTGCTACTCTCAGCCATTCTGATGATAATAGTGCTCTATCTGGTGTTCAGACATGTCAGGTGGCGACTTCTCCCCCTTGCAATCGTCTTTTTGGGTATAATTTACACATTCGGCGTAATGGGATATGTCAGGATACCCATGAGCATGGTCTCAATGTCTGCTTTCCCCATACTTGTTGGTCTTGGAATAGACTATGCTATCCAGTTCCATAATCGTATTGAAGAAGAGCTGGATAAAGGAGAGTCCGAATCCAAAGCTGTGACAGAGACTATCAAACATACAGGACCGGCAGTATTCATTGCACTTATCATAACTTCCCTTGGATTTGTTTCCCTTTTCACATCCTCGGTCCCGATGATACAGGATTTTGGCAAACTCCTGCTTATTGGAATATTCATGTGTTTCCTTGCATCCCTTTTTGTAGGGGTCACGCTGATCTACGGCCTGGATGTTCTTGGAAAGAAAAATCGCATTTACAGGAAATTAGCTTCCCTGAAACCTTCTATCAGCATAAGGAAAAGGAAAGAAGCGAACAGTAAGAATGAGGTGGATTCTCTTGAAAAACTTATAGAGAAGACCACTATGACAACGATAAAACATCCGGGAATAGTGCTTTTCCTTGCAGTGTCCCTGTGTATGGCAGGGTTCTACACAGATTCTCTCGTTCCTATACAGACAGATATGAAGACATTCGTCCCAACCGATATGCCTGCGCTTGTGGATTGGAACCACATGGCAGACGTCCTTGGAGGAGGGGTCTACCTAAATCTGATAATTAAAGTCGATGATACAGCAGATCCCGATGTTCTGCACTGGATGGATAGGTTCAGTGAACATGAGACAGAAGCCAGGAGTGACATCTATGGAGCTGACAGCATCGTTCCGATCGTTAAGGAAATGAACGGTGGCACGATCCCCGACAACAGGAATGATATACAGGCTATTTATGATCAGCTTCCTGAAGACGTCCGTAATAGATACATCTATAGCAATAGCATGCTCCTGCTGAACCTTGATATCGGGAACGCATGGGAAGGCCTTGGGATCAAGGGAATGGAAGAACTTGTGAACATTGTCAGGACGGATGTGATGTGGATGCCACCGCCACCGGATGTCAGTGTCACCATCACCGGAGATACAGTGACCTTCACAGAAGTAATTTCAGCATTGACAACAGGACGTGTTGCAATGACAATGCTTGGACTTTTTATGGTCTTTGGCGGGCTGATCGTTATCTATCGAGATTGGCTCAAAGCATTCACACCAGTAATTACCATGCTGATGGTCATCGGCTGGGCAGGAGGTATCATGTATATCATGGGTATCGAATATACACCGATGACCGCGACCCTCGGCGCGTTGATACTCGGAGTGGGGTCCGAATATGCGGTCCTGATGATGGAACGCTATTTCGAGGAAAAGGAGAAAGGGCACACGCCTATAGAAGCTATGCGCGAGGCAAGTAAGAAGATCGGAAAAGCGATCATCACCTCAGGTCTTACGACACTCTTTGGTTTCTCAGCATTGATAGCATCCCCATTCTCAATGAACAGCAACTTTGGTATGGTTACTGTGATCGATGTTGCACTGGCACTCCTTGCCACTTTCATCGTATTCCCGCCAGTACTCGTCTACCTTGACACCTGGAGGGACAGAAGATTGGGAAGAATAATTCCCGAAACCAATGAAGTATATTGA
- a CDS encoding tetratricopeptide repeat protein, which translates to MEGKERTIEELFNLGFHAEYPEEKVEYYSAVLESDSRDPLLWNEEALALVWTNTGIAYCDLSEYKRAVYCFERALELDPLNPDIWYNKGIAHSYLGYHKESIESYSKVLEIEPKYDNAWINKGMIHDLIGEYEEAIKSYEHVNITMELNPKYALTWNKKGVAYSHLGKYEEAITCFTKVLSMDPDYEDAKNNMANAMKKLKNIA; encoded by the coding sequence ATGGAAGGGAAAGAAAGAACAATAGAAGAACTGTTCAATCTTGGATTCCATGCCGAATATCCGGAAGAAAAGGTCGAATACTATTCTGCAGTACTTGAATCCGATTCCAGAGATCCTCTTTTGTGGAATGAGGAAGCATTAGCACTGGTGTGGACTAACACCGGGATCGCTTATTGTGATCTCAGTGAATATAAGAGAGCCGTTTACTGTTTTGAAAGGGCATTAGAACTTGACCCCCTTAATCCCGATATATGGTACAACAAAGGAATTGCACATTCATACCTCGGTTATCATAAAGAATCGATCGAATCATATTCAAAAGTCCTCGAGATCGAACCTAAATATGATAATGCATGGATAAACAAAGGAATGATCCATGACCTAATTGGAGAGTATGAGGAAGCCATCAAAAGTTATGAGCATGTCAATATCACAATGGAGCTCAATCCAAAATATGCCCTTACATGGAATAAGAAAGGCGTTGCATATTCCCACCTTGGCAAGTATGAGGAAGCTATTACCTGCTTTACAAAAGTTCTCAGCATGGACCCGGACTATGAAGATGCAAAAAACAATATGGCAAATGCAATGAAAAAGCTCAAAAACATTGCTTAA
- a CDS encoding CDP-alcohol phosphatidyltransferase family protein: MPLAKNIPISPNILTIIGLLISGIAALEFAIGELIMGAVFIMLSGIFDVLDGAVARASGNITPFGGVLDSVCDRYADAVIFAGIIYGSVNGSIHQATLLQAPLWLWCVLALIGSYMVSYTRARAEAAGSTSMNVGVAERSERLIILVVGAITGYILIAVAVIAVLAHFTLVQRIWNAKQTL, encoded by the coding sequence TTGCCGCTTGCAAAGAACATTCCGATCTCACCAAATATACTAACCATCATAGGACTTCTTATCAGTGGCATTGCAGCCCTTGAATTTGCCATAGGCGAGCTTATCATGGGCGCGGTCTTCATAATGCTAAGCGGCATCTTCGATGTTCTTGACGGTGCAGTCGCAAGGGCTTCAGGGAATATCACACCATTTGGAGGTGTGCTGGACTCGGTCTGCGACAGATATGCAGATGCTGTCATCTTTGCAGGCATCATTTATGGCTCGGTGAACGGAAGCATCCATCAGGCTACATTACTGCAGGCACCATTGTGGTTATGGTGTGTTCTCGCATTGATCGGCTCATACATGGTCAGCTATACACGTGCCAGAGCAGAAGCCGCAGGATCTACTTCGATGAACGTAGGAGTTGCAGAGAGGTCTGAAAGGCTTATTATACTGGTAGTGGGTGCAATCACAGGATATATTTTAATTGCAGTAGCCGTTATAGCAGTACTTGCACACTTTACCCTTGTGCAAAGAATATGGAATGCAAAACAAACATTATAA
- the purS gene encoding phosphoribosylformylglycinamidine synthase subunit PurS — MQYRAEVTIELKPGMLDPEGTTIKRALEHLGYHTNELRTSKRYIIDLEEESSELAEKKVDEMCQKLIANPIIHNYTIDMREA, encoded by the coding sequence ATGCAATATCGTGCAGAAGTAACAATCGAGCTTAAGCCGGGAATGCTAGACCCGGAAGGTACCACTATTAAAAGGGCATTAGAGCACCTTGGATACCACACAAACGAACTGAGGACATCAAAGAGATACATAATTGACCTTGAGGAAGAGTCCAGTGAACTGGCAGAAAAGAAGGTTGATGAGATGTGCCAGAAACTTATCGCAAACCCGATCATACACAATTACACCATCGACATGAGGGAAGCTTAA
- the purQ gene encoding phosphoribosylformylglycinamidine synthase subunit PurQ, which yields MTIAIIQFGGSNCDLDVLHVLKDVVGVDAELVWYKEHDLDRFEGAVIPGGFSYGDYLRAGAIASRTPIMDSIKKMADEGKPVMGICNGFQILTESGLLNGALATNMYPKFRCEGTYLRVETTDSPFTSAFKEGEVIRIPIAHMEGNFYADEQTLSNMEDEKLVAFRYVDKDGNVTDEVNPNGSQENIAGILSGKRNVMGLMPHPERASEAILGSDDGVRMFQSMVEYINNR from the coding sequence ATGACAATAGCCATCATTCAGTTTGGTGGAAGCAATTGTGATCTTGATGTTTTGCACGTACTGAAAGACGTTGTCGGAGTGGACGCAGAGCTTGTATGGTACAAGGAGCATGACCTTGACAGGTTCGAAGGCGCAGTGATACCCGGTGGTTTCTCCTATGGTGACTACCTGCGCGCAGGTGCTATCGCATCACGCACACCGATCATGGATTCCATCAAGAAGATGGCAGATGAAGGTAAGCCGGTAATGGGTATTTGCAACGGTTTTCAGATACTCACTGAATCAGGACTACTTAATGGTGCTCTTGCAACCAACATGTACCCGAAGTTCAGATGTGAAGGTACTTACCTGAGAGTAGAGACCACAGACTCACCATTTACTTCCGCTTTCAAGGAAGGCGAGGTGATCCGAATACCTATAGCCCATATGGAAGGAAATTTCTATGCTGATGAGCAGACCCTTTCAAATATGGAGGATGAAAAGCTTGTAGCTTTCAGGTATGTGGATAAAGATGGCAATGTGACCGATGAAGTAAACCCCAATGGATCACAGGAGAACATTGCAGGCATACTGAGCGGAAAAAGGAATGTAATGGGACTTATGCCCCATCCGGAAAGAGCATCTGAAGCCATTCTTGGCTCCGATGATGGTGTCAGGATGTTCCAGTCAATGGTAGAGTATATTAACAACAGGTAA
- the rnhB gene encoding ribonuclease HII yields the protein MKIVGIDEAGKGPVIGPMCIGGVRIDKSKSNALKNLGVADSKKLSPKKRVHLASQIKKYADDYFVFEVSPDQIDELRKLMTMNEIMVLGFGSVIENLPGDEIYVDAADVKEERFGRRLLENYLKNHPDTTAPKIVSKHGADDLFPVVSAASIVAKVRRDELIEELKKEIGVDFGSGYPSDPKTKQFLKDWYDEHGSLPDIVRHSWKTAQNIVEK from the coding sequence ATGAAGATCGTGGGAATTGATGAAGCTGGAAAAGGTCCTGTAATAGGTCCGATGTGTATTGGTGGTGTGAGGATTGATAAGAGTAAAAGCAATGCTCTTAAGAACCTTGGGGTTGCCGATTCCAAGAAACTTTCACCAAAAAAAAGAGTGCATCTTGCTTCCCAGATCAAGAAGTATGCAGATGACTATTTTGTTTTTGAAGTATCCCCTGATCAGATAGATGAACTTCGTAAACTGATGACCATGAACGAGATCATGGTCCTTGGCTTTGGAAGTGTGATCGAGAATCTTCCGGGTGACGAGATCTATGTGGATGCGGCTGATGTAAAGGAAGAACGCTTTGGTAGACGTCTTCTTGAGAATTATTTAAAAAATCATCCCGACACAACAGCTCCTAAAATAGTTTCAAAGCATGGCGCTGACGATCTTTTCCCGGTTGTATCTGCAGCATCCATTGTAGCGAAGGTCAGGCGCGATGAACTTATTGAAGAGCTCAAAAAAGAGATTGGTGTGGATTTTGGCAGTGGATATCCTTCAGACCCAAAGACCAAGCAGTTCCTGAAGGATTGGTATGATGAGCACGGCTCACTGCCGGATATCGTCAGGCATTCCTGGAAGACTGCACAGAACATCGTTGAAAAATAA
- a CDS encoding type II secretion system F family protein: protein MTEDRSLEKAHEGEMQEKVPDIADLVEEQGSLQDIEPSIETEGSISSSLSSGTKKDPFLSGIKRKLSGGPKKDNGTFDRFFEYFTIFKKIPFALLGDRIKARKEKYAHLQVQLFQARVPLSYEMYVSNAIFYSVLCCVIGLILGLFLSHVVVNLVGLPATITNLELSTSTSWILQFKSLFIGFLITVLFAIILGGVTYGMFMLYPGFKAGERKGDIDRHLPYAVTFMYALCKGGMNIIEVFRLLARSEDTYGEVSKEIDAILREMDYFGHDLRTAISNISDITPSERFQDLMQNLLTIIDSGGSIPHYFQDKSEQYLQKSVVDQKGFLETLALLSESYVTAFVAGPLFIIILGVMMAVMGSGSDVMVYAIIYAVLPIGSLMFVVMISIITPSESGEPDILPTTLVLDHGIPQVPSYLEPVYNEAGELIDETEEKVRERALYEDLAKSKKSLSLRGFLQNPVKPLLDQPLYTLAITLPIAFLVIIIPFWLNKGDLSATSDIVAFIDDYIVLGLFLVIVPLALFHEVKSHRKKSLEKNFPDFLKKLASTNETGMTLRDSITLMATSGKGNLGKEINRIWKDIFWGMNVNDALIRFANRLRTHVIARSMTLITKANESSGDVGEVLLVAARDAASEQSMKRERSMNMMIYIVIIYIAFFVFVGVIYVISTTFLAEMANAGEKMAESGTQAGGFLGNFDLEAYTRLFMHASLLQGLSSGLMAGAMGEGNVLSGLKHSIIMITVGYLIFTLFV from the coding sequence GTGACAGAAGACAGGTCTCTGGAAAAAGCTCATGAAGGCGAAATGCAGGAAAAAGTTCCTGATATTGCTGACCTTGTCGAAGAACAGGGGAGTCTTCAGGATATCGAACCTTCGATAGAAACGGAGGGTAGCATTTCCTCCTCACTTTCTTCCGGAACTAAAAAGGATCCATTCCTTAGTGGTATCAAACGAAAGCTATCCGGAGGGCCAAAAAAGGACAATGGAACGTTTGACAGGTTCTTTGAATACTTCACGATCTTTAAAAAGATCCCTTTTGCATTACTAGGTGATCGGATAAAGGCAAGGAAAGAAAAATATGCACATCTTCAGGTGCAACTTTTCCAGGCACGTGTGCCGCTTTCATATGAGATGTATGTTTCAAATGCTATCTTCTATTCAGTGCTTTGCTGTGTAATTGGCCTCATTCTGGGTCTTTTCCTCTCGCATGTTGTTGTGAATTTGGTCGGACTTCCTGCTACTATAACAAATCTGGAGCTCAGTACATCTACTTCCTGGATACTACAATTTAAATCATTGTTTATCGGATTTTTGATAACCGTTCTTTTTGCTATAATTCTTGGAGGTGTCACCTATGGAATGTTTATGCTTTACCCGGGCTTCAAGGCAGGTGAACGCAAGGGTGACATTGACAGGCATTTGCCTTATGCTGTAACTTTCATGTATGCTCTTTGTAAGGGTGGTATGAATATCATCGAGGTATTCAGGCTATTGGCTCGTTCAGAGGATACTTATGGTGAGGTTTCAAAAGAAATTGATGCTATCCTGCGTGAGATGGACTATTTCGGACACGACCTGAGAACTGCTATCTCGAACATTAGCGATATAACTCCTTCAGAAAGGTTCCAGGATCTGATGCAGAATCTTCTGACCATCATTGACAGTGGTGGAAGTATTCCACATTATTTCCAGGATAAGTCTGAACAGTACCTGCAAAAATCGGTTGTGGACCAGAAAGGATTCCTGGAGACCCTGGCATTGCTCTCAGAATCCTATGTTACGGCATTTGTTGCCGGTCCTCTCTTCATCATCATACTTGGTGTTATGATGGCAGTAATGGGTTCCGGATCAGATGTCATGGTATATGCGATTATTTATGCTGTACTACCGATCGGTTCACTGATGTTTGTTGTGATGATCAGCATTATCACTCCAAGTGAGAGTGGAGAGCCCGATATCCTGCCTACTACATTAGTCCTTGATCATGGTATTCCTCAAGTCCCATCATATCTTGAACCTGTATATAATGAAGCAGGTGAACTGATAGATGAGACTGAAGAAAAGGTTAGGGAGAGGGCATTGTATGAGGATCTTGCAAAGTCTAAAAAATCATTATCATTAAGGGGTTTCTTGCAGAATCCGGTCAAACCGCTGCTAGATCAACCTCTTTATACACTTGCTATTACATTACCAATTGCATTTCTGGTTATTATTATTCCCTTCTGGTTAAACAAAGGAGACCTTTCTGCAACATCAGATATCGTTGCTTTTATTGATGATTATATTGTGCTTGGCCTTTTCCTTGTGATAGTGCCCCTTGCTCTTTTCCATGAGGTTAAATCTCACAGGAAGAAAAGCCTTGAGAAAAATTTCCCGGATTTCTTAAAAAAGCTTGCAAGCACTAACGAGACCGGAATGACACTTCGTGATTCCATAACACTTATGGCAACTTCCGGTAAAGGAAACCTCGGCAAAGAGATCAACAGGATATGGAAGGATATCTTCTGGGGGATGAATGTTAATGATGCTCTCATCAGGTTTGCAAACAGGCTTCGAACTCATGTTATAGCACGTTCAATGACCCTTATTACAAAAGCCAATGAATCAAGTGGTGATGTGGGTGAAGTGCTTCTGGTAGCAGCACGGGATGCGGCATCCGAACAGTCCATGAAACGTGAGCGTTCAATGAACATGATGATCTACATAGTCATCATTTATATTGCATTCTTCGTGTTCGTTGGTGTCATCTATGTTATCTCTACGACCTTCCTGGCCGAGATGGCAAATGCCGGTGAAAAGATGGCTGAATCAGGAACCCAGGCCGGTGGCTTCCTCGGGAACTTTGACCTTGAAGCATACACTCGTTTGTTCATGCATGCTTCCCTTCTTCAGGGATTAAGCTCCGGGCTCATGGCAGGAGCAATGGGTGAAGGTAATGTGCTTTCCGGACTGAAGCATTCAATAATCATGATCACTGTCGGTTATCTTATATTCACCCTGTTCGTATGA